In the Plasmodium yoelii strain 17X genome assembly, chromosome: 3 genome, one interval contains:
- a CDS encoding 6-cysteine protein P230, which translates to MRKPILIVCLFFSYFFLYIFAKKNDINYGGIGIEKPYSFFTFLQKNILGDKTKWCNKIFINKKKNYKNTKNIFKIDCHNNYSPKLIKILSNQFYNFVYKFVYGKSIKYPSYINSIGFEWHLPNVDRQIYEWKTVHKKNGINSCENLHLNNTLWNSYYTFRKMRRLDELEDDTEDTEDTADSDDSDEDSVDEKPGPESDVEPSVEPSVGSDKKPPEEPPEEPYEEPAEGLENDVNIDEIDEKYGLAIDKNIFLEGRKGNFTGDYTNNDYVCDFRNHIKASESKETERVCELKIVKPIANINIICPTKDLENDEFENITYFPKRAPYVVLELTKQTEKENQTKLKEKKITDLLYGTIIPKIHNGKNNNLNRGSIRFILPPIVVKNTTFYIICDNSKSKKNSFKGKKGIVKIQVTPYGNIEKGCNYSKNKNHLFGININNYDKETKIDEIEKRKGNFPCFFQLNAGEAGGIIFPENYKSTTCFEEVIEYNINKKWDKKKKEINELINGAIVYKSDINYKYFNAIYIGIPTSYRKSLHIFCNITTTDNIVHMVYLSINQEINISVFDLFESLIRLNKITEVAQKVDKKKEYMCDFTKRLDAPHDNNENNKKVIICRKKLKEFDIFRLKCDFNKTKNKNISMIPSSLMENQHVLKLDLDVQFLLLKLYMKLNSKLHKYVHEYPPFLIFPLNIISRLELKKNIIFKNHKYGKYFNESPNKDGLLVNLLTYLNSLDVLPMNTGIESINLDVNDSDQNIVDISFQVPAYIYNTNPYYFVFGCNNTRDNGRIGIVELIISKNEETIKGCNFHSDVIEFFSNNMKPDANECKIDAYPNDIIGFNCQKNQHMISYKQSLDIDADLDADLENVAVIPNDCFDSISIGSNKKYIVNELPGAQTYRSKLRSMPRYFKVPYHNNELDVTFHCECTVGSKTNKIIITVKALNGQISKKYEKSEIKSSPSIVDGPVYVCPHKQAIEPKLIKWNIKDTETIDSCKIDVNRFYSYAQLTCPNNNFSMHSNIQLTYNILKPNKIDEYKTFNESELNKLIPHSEILVDVVESNNDINVDTYNLYLFFPYYIKENYEINVVCDNTNTKYENKQGGKYIYNIKIPKRGKKVKGCNFNSNKKSEMFENGEIIKIDENTNTCKIDVKPKDVIAFECPPETIKITNCFKDAIIDNKLTNLSTVLQLNNNISSWTYGHKTSYIEIPAVIDIDATLICICVGLKKIYDIKSVFSPKFLNEIYKKLGIVNDIYTKPILSHKSIKYNSKLFEKYKENKIGNFFDFIKNTKISEPDSDPQIVIENLFIEHFDKYTSTIKQDEYYLDKYALLNGFDVWENTYDNVLEETIIKDIESFEKNNFKIYTLEVNLKSSKLIKPIKLTDNKYVCDFSKNNLIVPENEIGNIPQDVNCYTILSPLDTLYVKCPTVKSKYPEAEREIEDEDDEYEKEIIELIDRLDVPETESDVETDPNVLLDKETYTKYFNKLTLKPKSFFNSVTNYLYNVEEKTETVLKGAIFTEMKVLKKSNPYISYASIIIPPYIESNEILKVECDNTGYKEGGNIAGYNGIAYIDLSKHKSKIKGCDFTQHESTILTKGTKSVEKDETCNIDVYSNEPFGIMCGSTYSLEPKNCFYKIYDKKNIVKNFKELIPNVNILSLTNSKQVVAYAKVPSSYMYKLNFSCKCKGKYDKEKTVNIVLNNGELEYDDLNIVDSIKANNINLCNFFENNELSLLNTSNKIVLCKMNPDLFSEVIALFPILGEENSEQPKYKKYNTTPELEIDNNIQFIGSDKINHTISSILKGVIGNRIFNFKKIKQTIDGQTKGIGFSFFVPPVVENINLKFQINEKTDVESVLKPRGLIYIFIKKNVDPNILKVCDFTSGKINLIGSNVHNLEKICNINIRGGDIFGIICPKGFTLFPKGCFSSVILEYYNNFNNEKYENIMNIKNYMNSVQEIIYNPKPNEIKQLLDQGYNDLEDMENFSNFSNITEILKFKNYNMGNMKWNYNKYNSSSYSQVPESFDTILRFSCNCYNPQNEISGLMTVQSENIDLENKKTEQETIYENNIILPYKNKVNKNLETVSIDKNNYYDNQNDDYFYKPDNIIEKSNHYICDYSDDVFFNFIEKKIKRNICKINANKFDMITVKCPYTKNINSHQIEKEQTVSTNIENRIIIYFDDTEYVTYFNETDKTVSIKDIYLKNFYGRTKEELQELNILSVNSENNNIYYPKNILNDVIINNKIVKLQKALPGIIFLNNKTEDNYENNQLQTDGESTFIIPPFIKKDFHFQIICGKYIKENSKESISLGIVYINISANLNQINGCDFINPENSSDSIFIHKKNETNNLICELELIPNRIVGINCPNKKLKPENCFSQMYYINESEFKESIELFNDSTNKIDITNIIKNAVSINNIERSNNTYSYLILPNYIDLDANIDKLFICICNDKYIAKIKTDPESIKAENKHKTEARYCDYDYINKISRCNIMEGMETTVSDINSAVITYYSSLSRWDRLIIKYPTSNKFQFESSFVNPFNLKEKVLYNNMPTYIDDILPGAIIYNKYDARTRLIEYTLRIPPYVPKHIQFSIEFNNRYTLTNYNEERVQGNIAYINVDVNQGYKEINGCDFTGKYPNLFTKSFNSITDKTKECTIHFTTNNKFAGFACPSNYNIKPNNCFANIYDNKDSQKVKKLSEISTNAEYDYIKYNSKGYTLSYVTFNNENKEQNISCQCVGQDSTYTINIIFEPFSPRQPMSVLRPFIQYVHLKSGKFSKYLRRSK; encoded by the coding sequence ATGAGGAAGCCAATTTTAAtagtttgtttatttttttcttatttttttttatatatattcgcaaaaaaaaatgacataAATTATGGAGGTATAGGCATTGAAAAGCCATATTCTTTCTTCAcgtttttacaaaaaaatattttaggtGATAAGACAAAATGgtgtaataaaatatttataaataaaaaaaaaaattataaaaatacgaaaaatatatttaaaatagattgtcataataattatagtCCCAAATTAATAAAGATACTTTCAaatcaattttataattttgtttacAAATTTGTTTATGGGAAATCTATAAAATATCCATCTTATATCAATTCGATTGGGTTCGAATGGCATTTACCCAATGTAGATAGACAAATATATGAATGGAAAACGgttcacaaaaaaaatgggatCAATTCTTGTGAAAACCTGCATCTGAATAATACACTTTGGAATAGTTATTACACTTTTAGAAAAATGCGAAGATTAGATGAACTTGAAGACGACACTGAAGATACTGAAGATACTGCCGATAGTGACGATAGTGATGAAGATAGTGTTGATGAAAAACCGGGTCCAGAATCAGATGTAGAACCCAGTGTAGAACCCAGTGTAGGATCAGATAAAAAACCACCTGAAGAACCACCTGAAGAACCATATGAAGAACCAGCTGAAGGGTTAGAGAATGATGTAAATATCGATGAAATAGATGAAAAATACGGACTAGCTAtcgataaaaatatatttttagaagGAAGGAAAGGAAATTTTACAGGAGATTATACAAATAATGACTATGTATGTGATTTTAGAAACCATATAAAAGCAAGTGAATCTAAAGAAACTGAAAGAGTATGTGAATTGAAAATAGTAAAACCAATagcaaatataaacataatatGTCCGACAAAAGATTTAGAAAATGAtgaatttgaaaatataacatattttccTAAAAGAGCTCCATATGTTGTTTTAGAACTAACTAAACAAACAGAAAAAGAAAACcaaacaaaattaaaagaaaaaaaaataactgaTTTATTATATGGTACTATCATACCTAAAATAcataatggaaaaaataataatttaaatcgaGGATCTATAAGATTTATACTACCTCCAATTGTTGTTAAAAATACAaccttttatataatatgtgaTAATTCAAAAtccaaaaaaaattcatttaaaGGAAAAAAAGGAATTGTAAAAATACAGGTTACACCTTATGGTAATATTGAAAAAGGATGTAACTACAGTAAAAACAAAAATCATTTATTtggaataaatataaataattatgataaagaaacaaaaatagatgaaattgaaaaaagaaaaggaaaCTTTCCatgtttttttcaattaaatGCAGGAGAAGCTGGAGGTATTATTTTTCCAGAAAATTATAAGTCTACTACATGTTTTGAAGAAGTAAtagaatataatattaataaaaaatgggataaaaaaaaaaaagaaataaatgaacTAATAAATGGTGCTATAGTATATAAAAGTGATATAaactataaatattttaatgcaATATATATTGGGATACCTACTAGCTATAGAAAAtcattacatattttttgtaacaTTACAACAACAGATAATATTGTTCATATGGTTTATCTAAGTATCAATCAAGAGATAAATATATCTGtttttgatttatttgaATCTTTAATAcgattaaataaaataacagaAGTAGCTCAAAAagttgataaaaaaaaagaatacaTGTGTGATTTTACAAAAAGATTAGATGCACCacatgataataatgaaaataataaaaaagttattatatgtagaaaaaaactaaaagaatttgatatatttagATTAAAATGTGATTTTAATAAaaccaaaaataaaaatattagtaTGATTCCAAGTTCATTAATGGAAAATCAACATGTACTTAAATTAGACTTAGATGTACAATTCTtacttttaaaattatatatgaaattaaattcaaaattacataaatatgtacatgAATATCCACCCTTTTTGATTTTTccattaaatataattagtaGATTagaattgaaaaaaaatataatatttaaaaatcataaatatggaaaatattttaatgaaTCTCCTAATAAAGATGGTTTATTAgtaaatttattaacatacTTAAATTCATTAGATGTATTACCTATGAATACAGGAATTGAatctataaatttagatGTAAATGATTCTGATCAAAATATTGTAGATATCTCATTTCAAGTACCagcctatatatataataccaaTCCATACTATTTTGTGTTTGGATGTAATAATACCAGAGATAATGGGAGAATCGGTATTGTTGAATTaattatttcaaaaaatgaagaaacaaTAAAAGGTTGTAATTTTCATTCTGATGTTAtagaatttttttcaaataacaTGAAACCTGATGCAAACGAATGTAAAATAGATGCATATCCAAATGATATTATCGGTTTTAATTGCCAAAAAAACCAACATATGATTTCATACAAGCAATCCCTAGATATAGATGCAGATTTAGATGCAGATTTAGAGAATGTGGCCGTCATCCCAAATGATTGTTTTGATTCTATAAGTATAGGttctaataaaaaatatatagtgaATGAATTGCCAGGGGCACAAACATACCGTAGCAAGTTAAGAAGTATGCCAAGGTATTTTAAAGTACCATATCATAACAATGAATTAGATGTTACATTTCACTGCGAATGTACAGTAGGTTCTAaaactaataaaataataataactgtGAAAGCCTTAAATGGCCAAATCtcgaaaaaatatgaaaaaagtgAAATAAAAAGTAGCCCATCAATAGTAGATGGTCCTGTATATGTTTGTCCTCATAAACAAGCTATAGAACCAAAGTTAATAAAATGGAATATTAAAGATACTGAAACTATAGATAGTTGTAAAATAGATGTAAACAGATTCTATTCGTATGCTCAATTAACATGTCCAaacaataatttttctatGCATAGTAATATTCAGTTAACTTACAATATATTAAAACCCAATAAAATAgatgaatataaaactttTAATGAATCTGAATTAAATAAGCTAATTCCACATTCAGAAATACTTGTAGATGTAGTAGAAtcaaataatgatataaatgtagatacttataatttatatctattttttccatattacattaaagaaaattatgaaattaACGTTGTTTGTGATAATACTAATACAAAATATGAAAACAAACAAGGAgggaaatatatttacaataTTAAAATTCCCAAAAGGGGAAAGAAAGTTAAAGGATGTAAttttaattcaaataaaaaatctgAAATGTTCGAAAATGGagaaatcataaaaattgaTGAAAATACTAATACATGCAAAATAGATGTAAAACCAAAAGATGTAATAGCTTTTGAATGCCCACCTGAAACGATAAAAATTactaattgttttaaagatgctataatagataataaaTTAACTAATCTATCAACAGTTTtacaattaaataataatatatcttcTTGGACCTATGGTCATAAAACAAGTTATATAGAAATTCCTGCAGTCATTGATATAGATGCAACGTTAATTTGCATCTGTGTtggtttaaaaaaaatctaTGATATAAAATCTGTATTTAGtccaaaatttttaaatgaaatatataaaaagttaGGTATTgtaaatgatatttatacTAAACCTATATTATCTCATAAatcaattaaatataatagtaaactttttgaaaaatataaagaaaataaaataggcaatttttttgattttataaaaaataccaAAATATCTGAACCCGATTCAGATCCACAAATTGTTATAGAAAACTTATTTATAGAACATTTTGATAAATATACATCTACTATAAAACAAGATGAATATTATCTAGATAAATATGCATTATTAAATGGATTTGATGTTTGGGAAAATACATATGATAACGTTTTAGAAGAAACTATTATAAAAGATATAGAatcatttgaaaaaaataattttaaaatatatacattagaagttaatttaaaatcatcaaaattaattaaacCAATTAAACTTAcagataataaatatgtttgtgatttttcaaaaaacaatttaattGTTCCAGAAAACGAAATTGGAAATATACCACAAGATGTAAATTGTTATACTATACTATCACCATTAGATACTTTATATGTTAAATGCCCAACagttaaatcaaaatatccAGAAGCTGAACGGGAAATTGAGGATGAAGATGATGAATATGAAAAGGAGATTATAGAGCTAATAGATAGATTAGATGTACCAGAAACAGAATCAGATGTAGAAACTGATCCCAATGTACTTCTAGACAAAGAAACATACACAAAGTACTTCAATAAACTAACACTAAAACCAAAATCATTCTTCAACTCAgtaacaaattatttatataatgtgGAAGAAAAAACTGAAACAGTGTTAAAAGGAGCTATATTTACAGAAATGaaagtattaaaaaaaagtaacCCATATATATCATATGCATCTATAATTATACCACCATATATTGaatcaaatgaaatattaaaagTAGAATGTGATAATACAGGATATAAAGAAGGTGGAAATATTGCTGGATATAATGGAATAGCATATATCGATTTATCTAAACATAAATCCAAAATAAAAGGATGTGATTTTACTCAACATGAAAGCACAATTTTAACAAAAGGCACAAAATCAGTAGAAAAAGATGAAACTTGTAATATAGATGTATATAGTAATGAACCTTTTGGTATAATGTGTGGTTCTACTTATAGTTTAGAAcctaaaaattgtttttataaaatttatgataaaaaaaatattgttaaaaattttaaagaatTAATACCAAATGTAAATATTCTATCACTAACAAATTCGAAACAAGTTGTTGCATATGCAAAAGTACCAAGTAGCTACatgtataaattaaatttttcatgtaaatgtaaaggaaaatatgataaagaaaaaacTGTGAATATAGTACTTAATAATGGAGAACTAGAATATGATGATTTAAATATTGTAGATTCAATAAAagctaataatataaatttatgtaatttttttgaaaataatgaattatcTCTTCTTAACACATCTAATAAAATAGTCTTATGTAAAATGAACCCAGATTTATTTTCAGAAGTAATTGCACTATTCCCTATATTAGGAGAAGAAAATTCTGAACAgccaaaatataaaaaatataatacaacaCCAGAATTAGAgattgataataatatacaatttatTGGAAGCGACAAAATAAACCATACCATATCTTCTATATTAAAAGGAGTAATAGGAAATAGAATATTtaactttaaaaaaataaaacaaacaaTTGATGGACAAACTAAAGGTATAggattttctttttttgtacCTCCGGTtgtagaaaatattaatttaaaattccAAATTAATGAAAAGACAGATGTAGAATCTGTTTTGAAACCAAGAggattaatttatatatttattaaaaaaaatgttgatccaaatatattaaaagtatGTGATTTTACATCAGGAAAAATAAATCTAATTGGAAGTAATGTTcataatttagaaaaaatatgtaatataaatataagagGAGGAGATATATTTGGAATAATTTGTCCCAAAGGATTTACTCTTTTTCCTAAAGGGTGTTTTAGTAGTGTTATATTAGAATactataataattttaacaatgaaaaatatgaaaatattatgaacataaaaaattatatgaattctGTTCaggaaattatatataatccAAAACCAAACGAAATTAAACAACTATTAGATCAAGGATATAATGATTTAGAAGATATGgaaaatttttcaaatttttcaaatattacagaaatattaaaatttaaaaattataatatggGAAATATGAAAtggaattataataaatataattcttCTTCATATTCACAAGTTCCAGAATCTTTTGATACTATTTTAAGATTCTCATGTAATTGTTATAATCCCCAAAATGAAATATCTGGACTTATGACAGTTCAATCAGAAAATATagatttagaaaataaaaaaacagaaCAAGAAacaatatatgaaaataatattattttaccatataaaaataaagtaaataAAAATCTAGAAACTGTTTctatagataaaaataattattatgataatcaaaatgatgattatttttataaaccTGATAATATCATTGAAAAGTCTAATCACTATATATGTGATTATTCTGATgatgtattttttaattttattgaaaaaaaaattaaaagaaatatttgtaaaataaatgcaAATAAATTTGATATGATAACTGTTAAATGTCCTTACaccaaaaatattaattcaCATCAAATCGAGAAAGAACAAACTGTCTctactaatattgaaaacaGAATCATTATCTATTTTGATGATACTGAATATGttacatattttaatgaAACAGATAAAACAGTTTCTATAAaagatatttatttaaaaaatttttatggAAGAACAAAAGAAGAATTACaagaattaaatatattatcagtaaattcagaaaataataatatttattaccctaaaaatatattaaatgatgttataataaataataaaattgtaaaattacaaaaagcTTTACCtggaattatttttttaaataataagacAGAagataattatgaaaataaccAATTACAAACTGATGGTGAATCTACATTTATAATACCTCcctttataaaaaaagattttcattttcaaattatttgtggaaaatatataaaagaaaattctAAGGAAAGTATATCTCTTGGAAttgtgtatataaatatatcagctaatttaaatcaaataaatgGATGCGATTTTATTAACCCAGAAAATAGTAGTGattctatttttattcataaaaaaaatgaaacaaacAATTTAATATGTGAACTTGAGTTAATCCCTAATAGAATTGTAGGAATAAATTGTcctaataaaaaattaaaaccaGAAAATTGTTTTAGTCAGatgtattatattaatgaatCTGAATTTAAGGAATCTATTGAATTATTCAATGATTctacaaataaaattgatatcacaaatattataaaaaatgcagtgtcaataaataatatagaaagAAGTAATAATACATACTCCTATTTAATATTACCAAATTATATAGATTTAGATGCAAATATTGATAAACTATTTATTTGCATATgtaatgataaatatattgcaaaaataaaaactgaTCCAGAATCTATAAAAGcagaaaataaacataaaactGAAGCAAGATATTGTGACTATGATTATATCAATAAAATATCTAGATGTAACATTATGGAAGGAATGGAAACTACTGTATCTGATATAAATTCAGCAGTTATAACATATTATTCTAGCTTATCTAGATGGGATAgattaataattaaatatccTACATCTAACAAATTCCAATTTGAAAGCAGTTTTGTGAATCCATTcaatttaaaagaaaaagttttatataataatatgccAACATATATCGATGATATATTACCAGGAGctatcatatataataaatatgatgcaCGAACAAGATTAATTGAATACACATTAAGAATCCCTCCATATGTACCTAAGCATATTCAATTTTCAATCGAATTTAATAATAGATATACACTaacaaattataatgaaGAACGTGTACAAGGAAATATTGCTTATATTAATGTAGATGTGAATCAAGgttataaagaaataaatggTTGTGACTTTACAGGAAAATATCCAAACTTGTTTACTAAATCATTTAATTCTATAACAGATAAAACTAAAGAATGTACAATACATTTTACAACCAATAATAAATTTGCGGGATTTGCATGTCCAagtaattataatataaaaccaaaTAACTGTTTTGCTAACatttatgataataaagattcacaaaaagttaaaaaattatCTGAAATATCAACCAATGCAGAAtatgattatataaaatataattctaaAGGATATACACTTTCGTATGTTACATtcaataatgaaaataaagaacaaaatatttcATGTCAATGTGTTGGACAAGATTCAACTTAtactattaatattatttttgaacCCTTTTCACCACGCCAACCTATGAGCGTATTACGTCCATTCATACAATATGTTCATTTGAAATCGGGCAAATTCAGTAAATACTTAAGAAGAAGTAAATGA
- a CDS encoding patatin-like phospholipase, putative, producing MSNGEDGHIYMYSDLFNSNLSDNENEHIYEKDKKKKKSVVYTSDDYLQHGENEYSKLRAENSTILNNYFNNEHIKPSDNDTNINASWDDIIIFPVDKKYTLKLFEGELSENKHTIKLRKPGFYCIALENNNDGKWDTIYFGFSKMQIELNYKLIVKENSINEEGTEKEKENTKNDRISNLGKNKQTSNEEHNKSIPEEIHSISDISDELLDMYKYTFGESEDLFDDKITDSMKGKNNNMIGNKNKLKNKNYNYNSMIKNKYNSRLAHDNHNTIETFRCTFNNESKIRVSANAKKYIYLYSKDPDTYLDIFVRTHMALGMCIMCKYSLLYCGKQNKIPDDPYVPFRKPVSILSLDSGGVLATSTLIVLTRIEHELRKELGNDTINLIDCFDMVCGTSAGGLISLALLEGYSLQEISALLPFIMEKTFEGNRNLISGIFFEGYDINNVKELFMKHIGNKFLASCKNLYCFVTATDVKHNPYKLFLLRNYTHKYNAINGESYGGLNKIPLWLAAWATASAPTYLKGPNEDDFKTYGFNIKPEIHLVDGALKASNPALIALEECARLNNKALPNFIHDDLDTLVSIGTGHSPMKLTKSGNDSSKTASTFEILINSAHLLTRANDTHREVLHWLSEKENTYFRFNVPYIGDINIDSRNTDDFDFISKSTRDYLTDEKYYDIKYLVRKLANNYIRSRYT from the exons atgagcaaTGGGGAAGATGGACATATTTACATGTATTCagatttatttaattcaaatttaagcgataatgaaaatgaacatatatatgaaaaagataaaaaaaaaaaaaaaagtgtagTATATACAAGCGATGATTATTTACAACATGGAGAGAATGAATATAGTAAACTACGAGCTGAAAATTCTACAATCTTAAATAATTACTTTAATAATGAACATATAAAACCTTCCGATAATGATACAAATATTAATGCATCTTGGGatgatattattatattcccagtagacaaaaaatatactcTCAAATTATTTGAAGGTGAACTATCTGAAAATAAACATACAATAAAATTGAGAAAACCTGGGTTTTACTGTATCGCTTTGGAGAATAATAATGAT GGAAAATGGGATACCATATATTTCGGTTTCTCAAAAATGCAAATCGAACTAAATTACAAATTGATAGTAAAAGAAAATTCAATAAATGAAGAAGGAACagaaaaggaaaaagaaaatacaaaaaatgatcGAATATCAAATTTGGGAAAAAATAAGCAAACTTCAAATGAAGAACATAATAAAAGCATACCAGAGGAAATTCATTCAATTTCAGATATAAGTGATGAATTACTtgatatgtataaatatacttTTGGAGAATCTGAAGATTTGTTTGATGACAAAATAACAGATTCTATGAAagggaaaaataataatatgattggtaataaaaataaattaaaaaataaaaattataactataattctatgataaaaaataaatataattctaGATTGGCTCATGATAATCATAACACTATAGAAACATTTAGATGCACTTTTAATAATGAAAGCAAAATCAGAGTCTCAGCaaatgcaaaaaaatatatatatttatatagtaaAGATCCAGATACATACTTAGATATTTTTGTACGTACCCACATGGCTCTAGGAATGTGTATTATGTGTAAATACTCTTTGCTTTATTGTGGcaagcaaaataaaattcctGATGATCCCTACGTCCCATTTAGAAAGCC GGTGTCTATTCTATCTCTTGACAGTGGGGGTGTCTTGGCAACATCAACACTTATCGTTTTGACTCGAATTGAACATGAGCTAAGAAAAGAACTGGGGAATGATActataaatttaatagatTGTTTTGATATGGTTTGTGGAACGAGTGCAGGAGGACTTATAAGTTTAGCATTATTAGAAGGATATTCTTTACAAGAGATTTCAGCATTATTACCTTTTATTATGGAAAAAACATTTGAAGGAAATAGGAATCTAATATCCGGAATATTTTTCGAGGGatatgatattaataatgttaAAGAATTATTTATGAAGCATATTGGAAATAAGTTTCTAGCTTCATgcaaaaatttatattgttttgtAACAGCAACAGATGTGAAACATAAtccatataaattatttttattaagaaattatacacataaatataatgctATAAATGGAGAGTCATATGGTGGGTTAAATAAAATTCCATTATGGCTAGCTGCATGGGCAACGGCATCTGCTCCGACATATTTAAAAGGCCCAAATGAAGACGATTTTAAAACATATGGTTTTAATATAAAGCCAGAAATTCATTTAGTTGATGGTGCATTAAAAGCAAGTAACCCAGCATTAATTGCATTAGAAGAGTGTGCAAGATTAAACAATAAAGCTTTACCAAATTTTATACATGATGATTTAGATACCTTAGTATCTATTGGAACTGGGCATTCACCTATGAAATTGACTAAATCTGGTAATGATAGTAGTAAAACTGCATCTACTTTTGAAATATTAATTAACTCAGCTCATTTATTAACACGGGCTAATGATACACACAGAGAGGTATTACATTGGCTTtctgaaaaagaaaatacatATTTTCGATTTAATGTACCATATATAGGagatattaatatagatagcCGAAATACTGATGATTTTGATTTCATTTCTAAATCCACACGTGATTATTTAACtgatgaaaaatattatgatattaaatatttagtTCGTAAGCTagctaataattatattcgCTCCCGATATACATAG
- a CDS encoding exosome complex component MTR3, putative: protein MSHYRAPLPHFNFKSKIEKCDEEFQKNGNFKRINNRKNNEIRDMFIKLGENGYSDASCFYSLGNTKILCLIYGPKPDSKNTTYDKGKVLLEIKNLNMEISETSDKSDEDIKNLLMECISNIIILEKYPQCSITIKCLIIQNDGGCLSAALTCISLALVKAQIQMRDMIISITINSIICPNTQRVFHLVDLDKLEEKYYRSKYEMNTITLGICLNLRTVCFFHGFGSFFNNKTLAEVIGYAEGACRSLGCEIKNTLKKYITKDKAGNSTLPS, encoded by the exons ATGTCTCATTATAGAGCGCCATTACctcattttaattttaaaagtaAAATTGAGAAATGTGATGAAGAATTCCAGAAAAATGGCAACTTTAAACGGATAAATAATCGCAAGAACAATGAAATTAGGGATATGT ttATAAAATTAGGGGAAAATGGGTACTCAGACGCTTCATGTTTTTATTCCTTAGGCAACACAAAAATTCTATGCCTAAT ATATGGCCCAAAACCGGATTCAAAAAATACGACATATGATAAGGGAAAAGTTTTacttgaaataaaaaatcttAATATGGAAATTTCTGAAACTAGCGATaag AGTGATGAAGATATAAAGAATTTATTGATGGAATGCATatcaaatattattattttagaaaaatatcCACAATGTTCCATAACcataaaatgtttaataaTTCAAAATGATGGGG gaTGTTTAAGTGCCGCATTAACATGCATTTCGCTTGCTCTGGTCAAGGCACAAATACAAATGCGGGATATGATTATATCTATAAccata AATTCGATAATTTGCCCCAATACCCAAAGAGTTTTTCATCTTGTTGACTTGGATAAGTTG gAAGAGAAATATTACCGAAGTAAATACGAAATGAATACCATAACACTGGGTATATGCTTAAATCTGAGAAccgtttgtttttttcatggATTTGGAAGTTtctttaataataaaactttAGCAGAa GTTATTGGATATGCTGAGGGGGCTTGTAGGTCTTTGGGAtgtgaaataaaaaacactttaaaaaaatatatcacaaAAGATAAAGCAGGAAATAGCACCTTACCAAGTTAA